TGGGTTCACGGTCGAAGACGATTTGCAATATGCGGGTTATGCTGCATCCGAAGCATCGGGCGGACTGCCCATTTTCACGGGAAAGAAGCCGATTGGGTTCCCCGGCGAGCCTTCGGCGGGCGGGAAGTTTTATTCTGTCGGCAGCAAGGGCGCGGGAGAAACAAAATTCGATTCCCTCACGGATTTGAAAGTGTTGTGCAAGCCGTCCTTTGCTTGCGATCCCAAGAACATCGATCCGCCGATGGCGCCTGGAACGATCATCACGTACAATCCACACGGATTCATCAAAAGCGTTCAGGCGATGCTCACGCCTTTCGAGGAAAAGGTGGAAACCATGCGCGTGCGCGCCGAAATCTGCCGAGCGATGCAAGGCGATCCCAACGTGCACCATCCTTATAGCCCACCTGGGCGTGATTGGATCAAAGCGCCGGTACCGACGGAAGAACGGATCAACAATTGGCTGAAAGCAGTCACGAATCCGGCGATTCCGTCGAAGAATAGAAACGAGCCGGACGACGTCTACAAGGCCCGAAAAGCGAAATGGGATGCCGCGCGGCGTGCCGAGGCGGACAAGTACCAAAAGACGAGGGAAAACCCCGAAGAGAGAACGCTCGAATTGCCCACGTCGGTGCAAGATCCAGGCTCGCACATTGCTTTCGTATTGCGTGTATCGGGTGAAGACGATCCAGCCAAGAGGCGCGTGCAGCTCTTTGATACGAGCAGCAATACGGCCTACTGGGTCATGGAGGCTCAGGCCCGTCGCGGATTGATTGCGCGGCCCATGGAAGGCGGAATCATGGATGGATGCGCTTTTCCGAATAGCTCGCGAAAACAAGCGACCCAAATCCCCGCGAATTCGCCCATGGTCGGCATTGGAGTGACTCCGAAGCCCGATCCGGCGCGGCTCGATGCCCATTTGAAGGCGCTCGAAAATGCGCGCCCCGTGGGTCTCTTGCGATTCGTGCTCACGATGCGCAAACCGCCCGAAGTGCCGAAGCCTCCGTCGCCCTGGGCCAAACCCGCGGCGAAGAACCCCGCCGATGCGCTCGGGCCGACGTTATTTCCCAATCGATACACGTGGGCGGGTGAAGTGCACGACGACGAAATCCTCTACATTAGTCGATTGCTGCGCATGTATGGGGACAAACCCGACCAAAATTTTTACTTGAGCAAGCTCTTGCGATCGCTTCGCGCAACGCCATACTTCACGCACGTGCAAGCGTGGTGGTTCGTCTTCATGCCGACAGGCCTTTTTGCCAAATCGATGTGGGCTCGCGGCGCGCGCGAAATGCGCCCCCGCGATTTCGCCAGCAAAGTGCTGAAGCTGCCGAAGTATTTCGACAAGAAGACCCCGAAAGGCGCGTTTCCTGACCCTTGGGCAGGTCGATCGGACGTCAAACTCGGGCCTCATTATCGATTGACGCACGTCCTCACAGCAACCGGTTCGGATGTGCCCGGGCGCGTGGGCAAGGCATTTACGTGGTGCCGATTGAAATCGGCATTGTCCGATGGCGGCGACACGTCGCTCAAAGCCGATGGTTTCTCGGTGCCCAAAGACATCTACGAGATCATGCAGACGCTCGGGGCCGCGGGCGAATACACGACGGCAAGGCTGAAGGGTGCCATACCCGACCCCGACGACGGACGTGCTGGGGACGACGAGATCGATTGGTTCCGTTACGGATGAGGAAACGTATGCAAATGGTATCGAAATGGATTTTGCTCGGCGCGCTCGTTTCGCTCGCCTCTGCCTGCAAGAGCGACCCTCCGGCGCCCAAGGTAACAGCCGATAGCGCGAAGCTCAAAGCTGCGGCAGCACCTTCTGCGTCCGCGTCTGCAACGACGGCCGCACCGGCACCTTATGGTCCCGACGATTTGCTGGCGGATATTCCGCGATGCGCGGACCATTGGTTGAGCAATGCGATGCACGTAACCGAGCGGTGCGAGAAAGCGCTGGCCTTGTGGTCCGAGGGGGGCGTGGAAGCTGTGGTCGCCAAACACAAGGCAGCGTGCGATGGCGGCGATGGCAAAGCGTGTACGCTGCTCATTGGGGGCCTCGGACATCCGAAATCGCCAATGCAATCGAAAAACAAGGCCATGTTTCTCGAAGACGTGGCAGCCCTGCAAATCAAGGCGTGCGGGCTTGGCGAACCGAATGCGTGCGTGGCCATCGTCGATCAATATACATGTTATCGGGACATCGTGCCGGGCGAAACCGTGCAGCTCAATTGTGCGACGCGAATCAATGAATGGCTGAAGGGGAAAAAGCGCGAAGACCTTGCCGCGGCGCTCGAACCTGGCTGCAAAAAGGGTCATGCCAAGTCGTGTACCGATCGCGGTATGCATTTGAAAGCGGTCAAGGGTCAAGTCGACGAGGTGACGGATCATTATAAGAAAGGCTGCGACCTTGGAGATCCGAGAGGCTGTTGGCAGGCCGAGCTGATAGCCAAAGTCTTTGGAGACGAGGTCGAGATACGTTCTTTGAAGTCGAAGAAGTTTGCCCTGCAGGAACGCGAGTGCCGGCGATTTCGTGATTGCCATGATATTGCTGCGGACTACGATCGCGGCTGGCATCTTCCCGAACACTTGCCCAAAATTCGCGAGCTCTTGACGTTCTATTGCGAGAAAAAAGCCCCCGACGACTCGAGCTGTGTCGAGCTCGCCGTTATGCAAGTCAAAGGCGACGGCGCCCCGGCCGATGTTGCCGCCGGCCTTGCGCGCCTAAACGCGGTGTGCGACAAACCAATTACGTCCCAAGACGACGCCGGTTGGATTGAACCGATAGCAAAAGGCTGCCGACCCCTCGCACGGTTTTACAAAGATGGCACGGGAGTCGAAAAAGATGTAGCGAAAGCAAAGGCCCTTTTGAAAAAGGTGTGCGTTCAGCGCGAAATGGCGACGATGGTCATGCAGGATGCGTGTAATGACCTCAAAGAATTAGAGAAATGACGATGGATCCCGCTACCGCCGAACTTCACCGTCGAGCTCGCGCCTTCGTGGCCCTCGAGCGGTATGCCGAGATTCTCGCACATGTCGCGTTCTTCGGTCGCGATCGTGCGAGTGAATTGGTGCCGCGTTTCGGTTTGTCGATGGAGCAATGGACGGTCATCGACGCAGCGTGGACCCACGAATTGGCCGAGGGCAAACGCCGGCAGCAATACGAACAGGCCGAGCGATTCAATATGACGTTTGCAAAAACGCGCGGGTGGCTCGTCTCTACGCAGCCCGCAATGAACGCCATTCAGGGCTACCCATGAAGCTCACCGAAGCCGACGAAATGGCTCTTCGCAAGTCCGTGCGCCTCGATCACTACGCTGAAATCCTTGCGCATGTCGTGCATTTCGGTGCCGAAGGCGACGTCGTCGAGCGATTCGGCATGTCGCTCGAAGAGTGGCGAGCCGTGGATCGTGCCTGGACAAACGAGCTCGCGCGCGGTGCAAAGCTGCCAGAACGCGAGCGCGCGCTGGCTTTTTCTGCGACATTTCAAGCTCGCCGGCGGCGCCTTGCGCACGAAAAGCCACCTCTTTCGTCGATCGGCGAAAAGCTCACGCATTTCCCGGACAAACGGGCAAACCCGGTCTCGGCAGTCGCCGCAGCCCCCTCGGGCGTGCCTTCATTCATGCTTGCCGGGTCCGCGCCGAACGCCGTCGCAGGGTCACCTTGGTCCGCGTATGCAGCGCCATCGCACGCAACCCCTGCCAAAGCGCCCGCCGCACCGCTCCCCCAAACTTCGCCGCTGCCATTTGCCCAAGGTGTGGCCGCTGAAGTCGCTTTGCAGCGTGCGGTCGAGCATGCGCAGGCGACGCAAGGTGCACCGTCGGCGGCGCCAACGCTTGGTGAAACGCGGGCAATCGATGACGAAATCAGCGTCATTGCACGCCAGATTTTGCCGTTCGAGGGCTCGGGGACGCGCTCGGAAACAGCTCCCGCGCGCGAGCCTGAACTGACACTCGAACAGCACGCGTCGCTCCACGTCGAGCTCGAGATGCACCCCGAGGCGACGGCGGACATTTTGCGTCGTTATGGGCTGACGGCATCGCAACACGCGCGGCTGGATATGGGCTGGGAAGCGCAAATGGCGCTGAATCCGAAGCTGGCCGCCTCATGGCAACAGGCGATGGCGGATTACCGGGCGTGGATCGCCAGCCATTCACAATAGTTTGATGACAAATCATTCCGGCGACCGCACTTCGAATAGTCCAACGTTCACGACATCGCGATCGTACGTCGACATGACATGGCTCGGTTTGGCGGGTAAATCGCGCTCTGCAATCGGCACCAGATGCAGGCCGTGCTCGACGGCCTCGCACGCCGGCCGCCCATCCGTGCTCGTGCAAATCGACGTGCGCGCATAACGAAGGCAAGGCTCCGAGCGTTTCAGCCGCCGCACTTCATCCGCGGAAGACACGGCGACGACAGCGAGTGGAGCGTTTTCCGGCGAATGGATCGCGTATTCAGGCAAAAGGACGATCCGACGGTCTACGCGCGGCACATGAACGACTCGGCATCCATTGGGCAGCGACGCGAAAGCATGACGAAAAAAAGCATGCTCGAGCTGTTCGGTCGTGCGTTCGGCGATGGTGGAAAAGCTTGCTGCGAATGCAGCGATAGCTGCGGCTCCAAGCAAAAGCCATACATGACGCACGCGCGCGAACGACGTGGGAATCATCGACGCGAGCGCAATGACGATCGCGGCGCTCCATAGCCGATCGTAGCTGGCAATCCAGATTGGGCTTTGCCCGTATGCGTGGCGCGTAGCGATGAGCGCCAGAATGGATGCAACAGCAGGAACGAGCGGGCCACGAGGTTTTGCCAGGACAAACGCGACGGCGAGCAGCAGCAAACCGATGCTCGCATGTTCGAGTAACCATAAGCCGACCGTGTTTCCCCCGGCGCGAGCATCCCAATGGTCGTGGATTCCGGCGGCCACCGATGCGATCACCTTGCCGCTGGTCACGACGAGCACGAGCACGACGAGGACGGCGAGCGCTGCGACACGTGCGCCACGACGAACCCACTCATTCCACGAGGCACGAAAGTTTGTCGGAGCCACATGCGTTGCCATGACAAACAGCGGTCCAAGCGCCACGGGACCCCACGCAATCGGATGAATACGCGCGGCTTGTGCGCAAACCAGTGCACCGACGGTCGCCAACACCAACGATTCGAGTCGCAGGTTCGTCCGTGAGCGCTTCGCTGCCGAAACGAAGAGCACATATGCGGTCAGCGTGAGCGTCATGATGGGCGCAAAATACGCTTCCGTTGCGCCAAACCTGATGGCGACGGCGTCTACGGTCGTCAATGCGCCCGCGAACAGGGCTCGATGGGCGTCCAGTCCCAGCTTTCGCGCGAGAACGAATACGAGCGGTGCGGACAGTGCACTGAAGAATGCATTACCAACAAAAATGGCCGTATCAGGATACGTCGTGAAAATTGTTTTGATGAACGAAAATATCTCGGCGTACCCCGGACCATAGCCAAAAAGCCGCGCCGGATCGACGCTAGCGGCGAGAATCCATTGCGGTCCTTGACCATTGACGTGATGCGGGCCAAAAGGACCAAGTGACAATCGTAAAAGAAGCGCCACGACAAATAGTATGGTCAATACGATAACGTCGCGTCGCCCTGCCATTGTATTCATTGCCTTTCGCGCCGCTCGTGCCGCCATCCATACGAGCAGGAAAGCCAGTCCTGCCCAAGCGGTGCTCGACCAAAAATTCCCAATGGAAACGGATTCTTGGATCGGATCGAGGCGGCGACGCAAGACTGGGATGCGGGGAGCCTGAGATTGCAAAACCTCGTTTTCGTGTGCGGCAAGCCAAGTACATAACGTTTCGAATGCTTCCTGCTGAGGGGCGGGAATTTTCCGAAAATCATCGATTTCGAGAATGGGAGAAACCCCGAGGCGCCCAATGCGACGAAATGCTTGTCCTGCCGGATGAGAGACATCGACGTCGAGTGAGCCCGAGCCTTGCATGTCGAGCTTCAGGAGAACATGCGCGGGAAAACATTGCACCGCTCGAACGGATGCAGGATGCGCCGCATCGGCACGCGCGACCCAGGCGAGGGTATCGTCGGAACAATTGCTTTGCTGCTGCGCGCGGGCTTCGGGGAGGGCACAAATAAATGCGCTCAGCAGAAACACAAGGAATACCGGCACAAATCGTGCTATGCTCATGATAAGGTTGCCCATTCGAAACTCGCGCATCGTGCGCAAAGGAGGCTCGGCGCCGACACCCGGACGATCTCACGGTTGCCGTCGTCTGCCAAGTGCCAAGCATGTAGAACAATTTTCGCGCGGCGACCATCTTGTGAGCTCGGTCTGTCGGCACTGCAGAGCGTTGCACGTTGCGAGCGCTCCGCCATTGCCGAAACGTGGCGAGACCGCGATTGACGACGCGGCATCCAAGATGCCATGTTCCAACGCTTTCCGTCACGGCAGCGCTCATGTGCGCATCGTGGCGTCTTGACCTCGTCGCTCATCGGTGTCTCCGTTGTCGCTTGTACTCCCTTTGCCCCGCCGCATCCCTTTCATGCGCCCGGAACGCCGCAGGGGCGCATTGCGGTTACGCTCGTTCCCGCCCCAGGCGTGCATTCTCCCGGTCCGCATCTCGTCACCCTTGGCATTCCGTTTTCCCGCGGATCGTTGACGAAATCGGATTTGGCGACGGTGCGTGTGCTCGACGAGGACATCGAAATTGCCGCCCATGTGAACGAGCTCGCGTCGTACCGCAGCATCGTGAAAACCCAGAATGATGGCAATTGGGTGCGTGTCGCACGTATTCAAATCGAGCACACGTTTCGTGATGATCCTCCGAAGCCGGAATCAATCATCGTCGAGTGGGGCCATTCGCAACGAATGCGAGACGTTTCCATGCTCGTCGATCCACGAAGGGGTTGGCACCCTGTCGCGGAGGGGAGTTTTGCCATTGAGGACCTCGTTTCGGAGCCCGCCGTATACGCAGTTTTGCCGAAAGATGTGCTTTCTCGAGGTGCTCTCCGCACCCGCTACGTACCCCTCGACAATCGCGTGACGGACGAGATGGATCCGCCTGCAAGCTTTTATGGGCGCCATCTACACGAGCCGCTCGTTTACGATATTGCCCAAAAAAACTATTTTTATGGCCTGCTCAACGAACCACAAGGGAAAAACCCGTATCGAACCAACGCCAATGGAGAAAACAACGGCGAGGCATGGCTCTTCGATCGAGCATCCGCGATGTACGTGCTCTACCTTCGAAGCGGCTCGGCGCGCGTTTTACGTGAAGCCGTACGGGCGTCGGTTTTTTACGAGCGGCTGCTCGTCCTCGAGCGGCAAAAAAGGGGGGATCCGTCCACGGATCCGCGGGACGTTGGTGCTTTCTTTTCATGGCGCAAGCCGCGCACCAATCCACACGACGCGGCCAAAGAGCCTGCTTGGGACCCCAAATACTCCTATGCCGAGTGCCTTGCCCTCACGCATTGGCTCACGGGAGACGATCGAATCTTGGACAAACTTCCCTTCGTCGTCAAAGCCTTTTCACACGTTCCTTCGCAATTTTCGCCTAATCATTTCCCCAAACGAAAGAGCACCGGCGAACCCTTGCGCGAAGCTTGGACCGAGCGTCACGTCGCCTTCAAGTTGCTCGCCGCCGCGATTGCATTCGAAATCACGGGACGTGACGAATATCGCGACATCGTCATGGGTATCGTCGAGAACGTCCTTTGGCATCAAAACCAGAGCCAACCGGGTGGCCTATTTGCTCGAGTTCCCGATATCGTGGATGGAGGTCTTTACCATTTCGGCACGCAGCACGACCCGGACGAAGCGGGCGAGGAGCTCATTGCTTCGCCATGGATGTCCGCGCTGCTCGTCGATGCAATGGTGCGTGTTTATGGCATGTGGGAAGATCCCCGCATCGCCCGCTTCCTTGCTCGAATGGGAGGAATGCTCGAGCGCGCTTCCAAGGTGCATACGCGCCCGGACGGGATGCGCGTGCGCTATCCTGATTACCTGATTCGCCCCAATGGTTCGACACACACCGATCATGATGGGATTGCGCATTCCGCAGACGTGATGGGTGCCCTCGCGTGGGCCGATTATTTTGCGCGTCTCGTGGGTGAGCCCAAGTCTGCTTTCCGCGAGGCCATCATCGAATCACCGGGGCTCTACGAGGCGTTCACTTCGGAGCTCTTCGCGAGCTCGACGGATTGGGCGCTGAGCCCTGCACGACGATATGCGTGGATGTTTCGCACGTCGGCCGCGTACTCGTTTGCGCTTGGCACACGTTGATGCGCCAGCGCGCGCTCACTGCCACCACGAGCACGAGCCATTCACGCAGCCACACGAAACGCCCTGCGGCGCCGTGCAATCGCACGTCGATATGCCGTCGTTCATCACGCCATGACACAATTCGCCGCCGCAACCTCCCGCTTTGCAATCGGCATCCGTCGAGCACGCGTCGTTCGAATTGCGAATGCACTGCCCCGACACGGGAGTTCGATTCGATGCCGCATTTTGGGCAGCCGCGATGCAATCTTCCAGCGCCTGGCTGGGGCGCCATCCGCACTGGTTGTTCGCATCGCGTTCGCAGGTGCCATGCTGCTTGAAGCAAGCATATTCCTCACGCCATTCGCACGTCGTAATGACCTCGTTCCCAGGTTCGACGCAAAATGTACCGCTGCAACCGCTGGTGACGCAGTCGTCACTACCGCCACCGACACTATCGCCGCCGCATCCATTGGCCTCGGCGCCGGTCAAAAGCGGGACCGCAAGCAATGAAACGATCAAGACGATGCGATGACGCCAATTGAATGCATTCATGGTTTCCTCCGCGAACGTATGTCAGCCAGTGGAGCTACTCGCGCGACCAAGCATCCAGTGTGCCAGTGCATCGCATGGGGACGAATTGACGGAAACCGCGGAATCCGGCCTATTCCAAGGCCACCGAACGTGGCACATGCGTCAAGTCGGGACAGTTGTGCCCGGAGCAGACGTTTCGTGTGGGTAAACAGAGGAGGCACATAGCGTCCCGAACCGATCGACGTCTTTTACAACGCTTCTCCTCGCAAAAGGGATAGCAGCACGCGGCGTTCGGTCGCGTCCGTGACCACTTCGAGCACGCGGTTGATTTCACGCACGGCCGCAACCACGAGCAATAGCCGCGCGCGCGGATCTTTGCTCACGCGCGCCGCAAGCGAACGTATTGCATGATGCGATCGATTGATGACGAGCTGCCCGGATGCCTCATCGAATACCATGGGCCGCCCTTTTCGCACGTACCGGACACCCGTCACGACATTCGTATTCGTCAATCCAAGCTTTTCAATGGCCAATTGGAGTGAAGGACCAAGCTCTTTCGTCCACGGCTCCATGGGCGCGGGACGATCGAAAAACACGACGACTCGCTTCACGAGGTTCTGCAACCACGATGTCGCGGGCTCCTTATCGTCCGCCTCCTCGACCGCAGGCTTCGTCTTATCATCCGGAGCAATCACGACAGGCGGCTCGACCGATGGCGACGCCGCCGTTTCGAACGCTGCAATATCGACGAACGCTTTGACCGGTTCGGGCGATTTTGACAACGCCGCGAATTCGCGCACGGCGCTCGTACGTGCACGAAGCACATCCTCCAAGACTTGTCCTTCGGCCCGCAAAATGAATGCGGGCATTCCTTTCGGAAAATGGCCCTCGATATGCCCTTCCCCACGGGCAAACCATATTTCCTTTTTTGATTTCAATGTTTCGATGATTTCGGCTGCGTCGATACGTCTTCCATCTGCGGCCAGCGCTTCGAGTTTGCCCACGTCCGCACCGAGAAGCCGCAACAACCACCGGTAAGCTTCGACAGCGCGCGGATCCGAATCATCGCGTGCAGCCGCTTCGAGCACGAGCGCGGTGGTTTCGCGAAGGAGCCAAGCACTCGTGGCCGCATGGATTTCGGCGGTTTTTTTGGCAGCGCCCGTATTCGCAATATACAATCGACCACACACGGGAATTGGGATCGAAAGATCGAGGCCGTCGGCACCGGATGCCCCGAAGGAGCGGGGCATGGGGAATCGATTGGAGCTGTCTCGAACGTCGACTGATCCCGCGGAAAGCCAAGACTGCGGCAGCCACAAAGCACCCATCATGACGACGGCATCGTCCAAAAGCGTCGTCTGCACCTTTCTACAAGCCAATACGGTATTCGGATTGACAAACCATTTCGAGAACACCTCGTCGGCTTGTGCCCGAATGGCTTTACGCAATCGATCTTTCGGCCCGTTGCCTTTGATGCCATCGAACGTCTTGTTTTCGGGGATGGTGTCGTCATTGATGATCGCAAGCAGCGGCCAGCCCGCGGAATCAGGCAACCTGCATAGCGGACGGCGATTTTTATGCACCCAAATGCCGCGCTTCTCAACGTGCTCGGGCGCCAACATACCAATGGTACCATTGGCGTCGTCCCCCGCATACGGCACGGTGTCCAAGCATTCGAGTCGTTGCGTCGTGCTCAGCCCAATGAACGAAAGCGGCGCGGCGCTTCTGCGCTGCTGCGCTGCGAGCTCGCGACGAAGCCTTTCCGTCACGTCATCGAGCGGCACGTGATTCGAAAGCGCACTCGCTTCGTCCGATGTGAGGCACAGAGGTGGCTGCGGGCGACGTTCCAGCGGATACGGGGGCGAAAGCGTCACATAGGGATACGGCGACACGGCGTCGTCCAGAAGGGTCGAAACGCTGTGGTAACCTCCGAGGATATCCGGAAAAACCACCATTTGCTGCCGTTTTTTGCTCAGGTTTTTCCCTTTGCGAGCGTAGGTGACGACGACGGCGCGCAAGCCTACGCGCACGAAACGCGGCAATTCGTCAAGACGTTCGGAAAGGGATTCAATGAGTTTGACCGCAGCCTTGGCCAAAGTCGAAGCAAGCGTTTTTTTGTCGTGCGCATCGAGCTCGACGTCTTCGACACGAATGACGGCGCGAAATGCAATGGGAGCACTGACCTCCAGCCGCTCGGTCGTTCCGTGGAGCGTTTCGACGTACACGGTCGTATTGGCGCCATCGATGAGCTCGATTTCACCTTCGTAATGGTATCCAAGCGACGACATTTGGGCGCGGAGCGCAGGATGTTCAGGCGACCCCGAAAGATTCGGCCCGCTCTGCGTCGATCCCGGTTTGCGCCGGCTTTGCAAGGCAAACACCGCGCTCGACACGTCGACCATTTCGTGTCCCATGAACGCGAGGATTTCCCGCGCCAAACTCCCTTCCGTCGTCTGAGGCAAATAAACGATGGGCGCATCGAGCTCACTTCTGCCGCGCGCAGCCCATTCCCAAAATTCATAACGTGCGGTTGCATAATAGAGTTTGTTTCCGCCGGGAACGAGCTCGCCATAGCTGCGATAATCCCCTTGCACCGTGGGCCACTTGAAGCTCGCTGCACGTAGCGCAAAGTCTGCTGCGAGAATGTCCGAGCGTGAGGGATTGGCGACCGAGCATGCGTAGAGCGCGCGCACGAGCGAAAGGCTGCGGCGATCCTGGAAAAAAGCTCCCGGCTCCTGATTGTCTGCACGCGCGACGAGATCCGCCGCGAGCGCACATGCCGCGGGATACACGAGCGATTCGACGTGCGATATGCCTGCGGGTGACACGTCGGAATACCCCACGACATGCTCGTCCGACGCGAGGTGCACACGCGCGACCACCGGCACGGGCAAACCAATGAGCGGCCGCGAGCTGACCAAACGTTCCTCGTAAAGGATTTCGGCGGAAGCCAGAGGTAATTCGACCCCCTTGCGCGGAAGGGCCGCCACGATGGAAGCCACGCGTCCGCCCGACTCCTTCGGTTGCTCCTGCCAAACCTTTGCGGGCATGTCCGGATCCGCAAGTGTTCCCGGTGCGGCCGGATGTACCTTGGGTTTTTGATAAAAGGCGCGCTTTTGCAATTCGCTCTGCGCCAACTTGGAACGATGTCCGAGCTCTTCGGTGGCAAGCCTGAGGCGAGCGCCTGCCCAGCGCGTGAGTGCATCGACTTCGCGATCGTGCCGCAAGAGCAGCGGCCGCCAATCAAGCGTCGGAAATGCCGGCGAAGCCCGCAAATACGGAATCGTCGCCGGGTCGGGAAACCGCGCTGCAATGTCGGCAAGCGAGACGAGCTCGGAGCGCGCATCGGCATCGAGGGCGAATAGCAGCGGCAACTTTTCAATGCGCGGCCCCAGCTCCTTGGTGCGAAACCTGGGAACTGCCTCGATCAGATACGACCGCAAAATAGGTCCCAGCTCGTGCGGAAAATTCCGCAGCGACGGCGGCGCTTGGCCCTCCATCGCTTGGACGATTTTTTCGAGCAAGTCGTTACGAATGTTCGTTAAAAAGAGCGCGTCTTTCGACCACAATATCCCGTCCCAGGACGGTTTTGGCACGGTCGCATCATGCTCGACGACGATCATTGCCGGTTCGACGAACTTGTTCGTCGCCGTCGCCGAAAGCAATGTACCTGCATGAAGCGACAAACATTGATCCTCGCTGCTCGGTGCAATGATTCCCCTAGCCTCTCGAATTTCAAAGGTCATCGACGGAAGGGTTTCGGATGACGCTTGGTTGCCCAGCCGAGCGTTCCGAAGCGAATCGAACATGGCAAAATTGGGCGCAGGCGCCTCACGCTGCAGCCGCAGCCCCCGTTCGTACGGAACGAATGTCACGCCAGGAAAAACATTTTCGAGCCATTGTTTCTCGAGGTTCGTCACGACAACCACAGGACGCCCGTCGGGGGCAAACCCCGCGGAACCCGGTGCAACGTAACAAATGGCTTTGGTTCGATCCGAATACGATTTGAGCTCGGCCAAACTCAAAGGAAGCCGTTCGGGATCGGCGGACGCCCACGTGCCCCGCGTCCAAATCGGAGTATACGCGGAAAGCGGCGGCTCGGCAGGCACTTCCTCTACGTCGAGAGCTTTCGCAGCCGTCCCGAATGCGCCAATCGCGGCGCGAACCACGGGGAGCACGCGAGCTCGCTCTGCCGGAGCGCGCTTTTCCAATACGCTCTGCTCCAGATACGCTCCAAGCGCCACGAGCGCCAATCGCGTGAGCTGAAAAATCGCGAGTCGCAGCGCGGCGTCGTCGCGCACTCCTTCGTACGAGAACTTCGGAAGTAGCTTGCCATCCCACGCAATGGCCGCGTCCATGGCGAGTGGAAGTTTGTCACGGTCAATCGTGAGCGTATCGATATGCCTCCCTTCGATGTAAATCCGCACCGAAGTGGGACGCTGCCCCGTGCGTTGCCCTTCGGCGCCGAGCGCCAATTGACCATGAAGCCCTTTGAACGGTCCGTCCTCGATACGAAACGTTTCTTTGACCACGTGC
The Polyangiaceae bacterium genome window above contains:
- a CDS encoding sel1 repeat family protein, producing MQMVSKWILLGALVSLASACKSDPPAPKVTADSAKLKAAAAPSASASATTAAPAPYGPDDLLADIPRCADHWLSNAMHVTERCEKALALWSEGGVEAVVAKHKAACDGGDGKACTLLIGGLGHPKSPMQSKNKAMFLEDVAALQIKACGLGEPNACVAIVDQYTCYRDIVPGETVQLNCATRINEWLKGKKREDLAAALEPGCKKGHAKSCTDRGMHLKAVKGQVDEVTDHYKKGCDLGDPRGCWQAELIAKVFGDEVEIRSLKSKKFALQERECRRFRDCHDIAADYDRGWHLPEHLPKIRELLTFYCEKKAPDDSSCVELAVMQVKGDGAPADVAAGLARLNAVCDKPITSQDDAGWIEPIAKGCRPLARFYKDGTGVEKDVAKAKALLKKVCVQREMATMVMQDACNDLKELEK